The genomic interval GATGGCGTGGATCTGATCAGCTACGTCCGAATTAAGGGAGACTTCAAAGTGACCTCCTTCAAGATCTGCTGAGGGACCAAAGTGCGGCTGCTCGAGTTGACCAATcagagctggggggggggggagtattaaatatttcagtgtAAACCAacgtgttgtgttttattgaaggGTTCAGTCTtcttcagacagagagagagagtcacacacacattaacaacatatttctgcagtttgtctgcaatgtttctaataaaataaaacaataaatgactcATCAGGAGTCAAGAACTTTGAATGATTTAAGTTTGGTCTTCTATATAGAAAGAGGTCTGGGTATTTACAAATCTGATTTTAACCTTAAGTTTctgctagagagagagagagagagatgacatgcaggagaggagccaaaggtcagattcgaacccggacccagcctctgtacatggagcgtgcACACTACCCGCACTTTCTAAATCTCTGAATCACATCATTGATTGATAATATTCATTAGTGTGCTGCATTCATGTTCccaggatggtgaagggatgacccctactctgtctctgattggttcatacgcctactctgtctctgattggttcatacgcctactctgtctctgattggttcataCTGACTGAATGAGTGAGAGTCTGACAgtttgtttctcctctgctggACACATGGGGGACAAACTAAAACCAGCTTCTTCAGGCAACATGACACCGCTGCtggtcgccagccaatcacaaggcagatagagacagagactcACACCAGAGGAGTTTTTTATTTGTGCGTCCACATCTCGATATAAAAACACGACTAACACTGAGAACAGCTCGACTTCTTCACACACGTAGACTTCTGCTCGAAAAGAATTTAGGATTAAAGTTATTTACAGGGTTCATCTCAGGCTCCGCCCCCCCCCTCTTCGATCCTGTACGACCCTCACCtcctcatgctgctgctgctggtcgtCATGGTTACAGAGAGCGGTTATGACAGGCGGAGCAATATCACAAAGTTCAGAGTGGTTAGTGCAGCaggttagtgtttgtttgatctaTAAAATCATTTAATCATCTGAgtcaggagggggaggagctggggtcaaaggtcaaacatcCTGCAGAGACTGAAGTCTGATTGGATGCTCCTGTGACCACGCCTGTGGACGTTTTAAAGAATCATAAACTCCTTCAGCGTCTCTGTTCATGAAGTGTCTCGTCTCCTgttaagcccctccccctcctcctcctacaccttgatctcctcctccccctcagagAAGGGGGCGGGGGGTGTTTTGGGGCTGTGGGAGGGAGCAGGAGAGGCGGCGTTGTTGCTCAGACTCCGCCCCCTCGTGAAGGATCCTCCTCCTCCGTAGTGACGGGACAACACGTCCGCCGCCCGCTGGAACTGCTCCGCCTCCATCGCCGCCTCGTTCTCTGGAGGAGACCCGGCGCCCTGtgaactccccccccccccctccccctccccctccccctcctctctctctgtcctgttagagctgcaggaggagcgccccctgctggtcatgtTCCTCCTGAATGAGACGCCACCCGGGGAGGTGTTGGGAGGAGTCACAGCGGGGCTCTGCATGGGCGTGTCCATCAGAGAGctgctgtccccccccccctcctcctcctccccctcctcctggacGGCGTCCTGGCTGTGGACCGCCATCTGAAGGCAGCTCGGGTTGTCGAAGAAGCCGAGGACCTCGGTCATGAGGGAGGGGCCGAGGTCGACGTGGAACGAGGTGAGGGAGTCTGAGCGAGTCAGAGACGTTTTCTGGACGTCTCCGTCGTGAAACTGGCGGTCGATGCGAGAGAGGCGGGGCAGAGTGACGAACCCCGACTGCAGACCTGCACGCCACGAGACGAGAAAACACGAGAGTCACTTCATGTAAACATGGAAAAACAAGtcagagacattttcacaccagagctcctgacaaaccgttacaccgcgcccacctgtcaatcaggtcagctacacgccttattgtgaataactcttatccttcatcaaatcaaaactgatgagtcatcaaaacattccccccccgtacagtgtgtgtccatcgagacatgagctaatcacacctatttggtttttgaaccaggctgtaaacatgttaatctctgctgtaaaaacaggctttttagaatgggtgtgtatgtgacttcctgtgtttctgcagccagcctctagtggacactccaggaactgcaggatgttacacttcagcatcggcttaatttttaaacactggaggTTAACGCTTGTTTGTTGTAAgtaagaaacttttttttaataagtagattttttttgacTTCAGAATGTTTTGGGGGACGTTTCGTTTTTTGCTATTTTATAAAAAtcatttgttaaataaaatctaaaaaggCGATCAAAGCTTTCCATCTGATTGGCTAATGAACAATGTATGAATTCTAGAGTCGCGTAATTACAGTCTTTCACCACAAGGGGGAGTTATGACACACTGAAAGTTGAAGAGTTTTATCCACTAACTCTCAAAGAAAagactttctcttcctctctctcctcagtgacatcacttcctcctcgGGGATAAATCATTTCAGACTGTGAGGGAGAGACGTGAGTCTGAAGTGAAAGTAGACGTCGTGGTGAATCAGTTCAGACACGTCGacctctgtttttaaaagtttatctCAGAGACGAGATtcaaatctcacacacacacacacacacacacacatacacacacacacatacacacacacacagaggcacacacacacacacacacacacacacagaggcgcacacacacacacacacacacacacacacacacacacacacacacacacacagaggcgcacacacacacacacacacagaggcacacacacacacacacacacacacacacacacagaggcacacacacacacacacacacacacacacacacacacacacacacagacacacacacacacacatacacacacacatacacacacacacacacacacacacacacacacacagacacacacacacacacagacacacacacacagacacacacacacacacacacagaggcacacacacacacacagaggcacacacacacacacacacacacacacacatacccagacacacacacacagacacacacacacacacacacacacagacacacacacacacacacacagacacacacacacacagacacacacacacacacacacacacacagacacacacacacacacacagacacacacacacagacacacacacacacacacagacacacacacacacagacacacagacacacacacacacacacacacacagacacacacacacacagacacacacacacacacacagacacacacacacacagacacacacacacacacacaaacacacacacacacacacacacacacacacacacacacacagaggcacacacacacacacacacacagacacacacacacacacacatacacacacacacacacacacacacacacacacagaggcacacacacacacacagacacacacacagacacacacacacacacacagacacacacacacacacacagacacacacacacacagacacacacacacacacacacacatacacacacacacacaaacacacacacacacacacacagacacacacacacacacagacacacacacagacacacacacacacacacacacacacagacacacacacacacacacagaggcacacacacacacacagaggcacacacacacacacacacacacacacatacccagacacacacacacagacacacacacacacacacacacacagacacacacacacacacacacagacacacacacacacagacacacacacacacacacacacacacacagacacacacacacacacacagacacacacacacagacacacacacacac from Labrus mixtus chromosome 20, fLabMix1.1, whole genome shotgun sequence carries:
- the LOC132954336 gene encoding cdc42 effector protein 1-like, producing MSLGKMPAGIKGLVSGSQGKRRFKSELSVDMISPPLGDFRHTMHVGRGGDVFGDTSFLSNFGGPREPGSPDSASSSRTTGFFTRTFRHVGKTSAPRPRGGSRDLSSPPPDVSPIIKNAISLPQLNIDSPNGGMDRVLFPSCTDDSYYTYGLQSGFVTLPRLSRIDRQFHDGDVQKTSLTRSDSLTSFHVDLGPSLMTEVLGFFDNPSCLQMAVHSQDAVQEEGEEEEGGGDSSSLMDTPMQSPAVTPPNTSPGGVSFRRNMTSRGRSSCSSNRTEREEGEGEGEGGGGSSQGAGSPPENEAAMEAEQFQRAADVLSRHYGGGGSFTRGRSLSNNAASPAPSHSPKTPPAPFSEGEEEIKV